In one Electrophorus electricus isolate fEleEle1 chromosome 21, fEleEle1.pri, whole genome shotgun sequence genomic region, the following are encoded:
- the gtpbp2b gene encoding GTP-binding protein 2b — translation MDMQIADRCSAKPEPKTNTQRPGCALQNGKKKKSRSRRGRRGKRRRSKKANEPPPFLPPEAEEGNIEYKLKLVNPTQYRFEHLATQLKWRLQEGRGEAVYQIGVEDNGLLVGLTEEDMTASLNTLRRMAEKVGADITLLREREVDYESDRARRKIAEVLVRKVPDDQQFLDLRVAVLGNVDSGKSTLLGVLTQGELDNGRGRARLNLFRHLHEIQTGRTSSISFEILGFNSKGEVVNYSESRTAEEICESSSKMITFIDLAGHYKYLKTTIFGLTSYCPDFAMLVVGANTGIAGTTREHLGLAMALKVPIFIVVSKVDLCGTVTVEKTVRQLEKVLKQPGCNKVPMLVASADDAVTAAQRFAQSASITPIFTLSSVSGENLDLLKVFFNILPPLSNSKEQEELMQQLTEFQVDEIYSVPDVGTVVGGTLYSGVCREGDRLVVGPTDEGQFLRLKVCSMQRNRSACRVLRAGQAATLALGTFDRSLLRKGMVMVSPKMNPTICWRFEAAIVLLFHAKTFRCGFQVTVHVGNVRQTATVDGLLGKEELRTGERAVVCFRFLKHPEYLRVGAKLLFREGVTKGIGHVTHLLPSQNNDQNHKAHQNHN, via the exons ATGGATATGCAGATTGCAGACCGTTGCAGCGCTAAGCCTGAACCGAAAACAAACACGCAACGACCTGGGTGTGCTTTGCAaaatggaaagaagaaaaaatctCGCTCTAGAAGAGGGAGAAGAGGGAAAAGACGAAGaagcaaaaaagcaaatgaaCCGCCACCGTTTTTGCCGCCAGAG GCGGAGGAGGGAAACATTGAGTACAAG CTGAAGCTGGTGAACCCAACGCAGTATCGTTTTGAGCACCTGGCCACGCAGCTGAAGTGGCGTCTTCAAGAGGGCCGTGGCGAGGCCGTCTATCAGATTGGCGTGGAGGACAATGGTCTGCTGGTGGGCCTTACTGAGGAGGACATGACGGCATCGCTCAACACCCTACGCAGGATGGCAGAGAA AGTTGGTGCCGATATCACACTCTTGAGGGAAAGGGAGGTCGACTATGAGTCAGACCGTGCCCGTCGGAAAATTGCGGAAGTTCTCGTCCGAAAAGTTCCAGACGACCAGCAG TTCCTTGACCTGCGCGTGGCTGTACTGGGAAACGTGGACTCGGGCAAGTCCACGCTGCTGGGCGTGCTCACCCAGGGCGAGCTGGACAACGGGCGAGGGCGCGCCCGCCTCAACCTATTCCGCCACCTGCATGAGATCCAAACGGGCCGCACGTCCAGCATCAGCTTTGAGATCCTTGGCTTCAACAGCAAAGGGGAG GTGGTCAACTACAGCGAGTCACGAACAGCTGAGGAGATCTGCGAGAGCTCGTCCAAGATGATCACTTTCATCGACCTGGCTGGCCACTACAAGTACCTGAAGACCACCATCTTCGGCCTGACCAGCTACTGCCCCGACTTCGCCATGCTGGTGGTGGGAGCCAACACTGGTATTG ctGGAACCACGCGGGAGCACCTGGGCCTGGCCATGGCACTGAAGGTGCCCATCTTCATCGTGGTTAGCAAGGTGGACCTGTGCGGCACCGTCACCGTGGAGAAGACCGTGCGGCAGCTGGAGAAGGTGTTGAAGCAGCCGGGCTGCAACAAGGTTCCCATGCTGGTGGCCAGCGCAGACGACGCTGTCACCGCTGCCCAGCGCTTCGCCCAGTCTGCCAG TATCACCCCCATCTTCACACTGTCCAGCGTGTCTGGGGAGAATCTGGACCTGCTCAAAGTCTTCTTCAACATCCTACCCCCACTGAGTAACAGCAAGGAGCAGGAGGAACTCATGCAGCAGCTAACCGAGTTtcag GTTGATGAGATCTACAGTGTACCAGATGTGGGAACGGTGGTTGGAGGGACGCTCTACAG CGGTGTGTGTCGCGAGGGCGACCGTCTGGTGGTGGGCCCCACAGATGAGGGCCAGTTCCTGCGGCTGAAGGTGTGCAGCATGCAGAGGAACCGCTCAGCATGCCGCGTCCTGCGGGCGGGCCAGGCCGCCACACTCGCCCTTGGAACCTTCGACCGCTCGCTGCTGCGCAAG GGCATGGTGATGGTGAGTCCGAAAATGAACCCTACCATCTGCTGGCGCTTTGAGGCGGCCATCGTCCTGCTGTTCCATGCCAAGACGTTCCGCTGCGGCTTCCAGGTGACAGTGCACGTGGGGAACGTGCGGCAGACCGCCACTGTGGATGGCCTGCTCGGGAAG gagGAACTGCGTACAGGTGAGAGGGCTGTGGTGTGTTTCCGCTTCCTGAAGCACCCCGAGTATCTGCGCGTGGGGGCCAAGCTGCTGTTCCGCGAGGGTGTTACCAAAGGAATCGGTCATGTGACCCACCTCCTGCCCTCCCAGAACAACGACCAGAATCACAAAGCCCACCAGAACCACAACTAG